The Meleagris gallopavo isolate NT-WF06-2002-E0010 breed Aviagen turkey brand Nicholas breeding stock chromosome 20, Turkey_5.1, whole genome shotgun sequence DNA window CCTGATCCTTCTCTGCCTAGATGGCAATTGCTGCTGCCAGTAAGAGTCTGTGCTTCCCTGGAGCAAGTGAGGAGGACAGAACAGGCATCAGCGCTGACTTCACCAGCCATGAATGCTGTCATTTCTCCTCTGCGCTGTGCTTGCTAGCTTGTGGTCTCAGCTTGCTTTGAGTGGCTGAATGCATTCAGTGAGGACACATCTCTGTTGGGACGTGtgggcacaaagctgctgccACGGGGCGCCCGTGTGGTGAACCAGCTCTGCGGGTGAGCTGGTTCCCCGCCCACAAAGCGCTCTGTCTGGCTCCATCCTAGAGGTGCTGGAGGGGATGTGCTCCTCTTGCGGGTGCTGCTTCCCCGTACTGGCGtggtgtttttggttttgttctcaGTGAAGTATTGGAATCCGAGTAATGTATTTCTGCGGTGTCTGAAGAATCTCCCGTCACGTTCAGGGCGCGCAGTCCTCACCACCCGGCACCCGATGCCTGCGTGAGGCGGCCCTGCCCCGAGCCCGTCGCTctgatctctctctctctcgtatATAGCGTTCTGGAGTGTGGCAGTTCTTGTTCCTGAGGTGCTCGTCCGTTCGGTTTCCTGCTGTGAAGggtgttgtgttttctttctcctttcccgGTACATTTTTGATGCAGTGGTTGGGAGGTGGGGCCCGGCCCCAGCCGCCCTCAAAGGAACCATGAAGTTTGTCCCCTGCAGCGGCCCGGCCGGGCGGGGCTTTGTGTATCGTGTGGTGAATCGTGTCGAGTGACTCCTGCGTCGTGCGGCGCCGGTGGGCAGCGCCGTCCCGAGGGAGCGGGGCGNNNNNNNNNNNNNNNNNNNNNNNNNNNNNNNNNNNNNNNNNNNNNNNNNNNNNNNNNNNNNNNNNNNNNNNNNNNNNNNNNNNNNNNNNNNNNNNNNNNNGAGCCACAGCCGTCGCTTCTCTCTCCCGCTGCAGAAAATGGGCGTGAACTTCACTGTGAGCAACAAGGACACGGTAAAGAGCAGCGACGTCCTCTTTCTGGCCGTGAAGCCCCCCATCATCCCCTTCATCCTGGACGAGGTGGGGCCCGACATCGAGGAGCGTCACATCGTGGTCTCCTGCGCTGCCGGCGTCACCATCAGCTCCATCGAGAAGGTGAGGGCCGGGCGGTGCTGAGCCGGGCAGGGCCATCAGGACAGCAAAGCGCTGGAAGTGGACTCAAGCTTGACCCCAGCATTGCCTGCGGCCCCCAGCAttgtgctgtgcccagctggCTGCTTTGGCCGCCTTTGCCTCGTCAGAATAAGCTGCAGTGCTCCTCATGGCGGCTTTTTTATTACATGAAATGCTATGagattgctttttctctccGCGTGAGAAGAGGTGGGTCTTCTCCTGTGGATTTCTGCAGATTTTGTGCTCAGTGTCTGCAGGAGCCGTTTTGGTGCCGATGGGGCAGCTGTGGAGGATGTTGTTCCCCACAGTGTTCTGTTTGGTGCTGTGACTAAAGATTTCACATTTAAGTTTTGCCCACTTTGACTTAAAGTGAGGAATTTGGTACACAGGAATCTCTGTTCCTCTGCTTGTGCTGCTCTTGCCCCTTGGGAGCCCCTTCCTGTTTGAAATGCCAAATATGCACTAAAgctctcttttatttatttatttatttattttccttctttctctctatcTTCAATAATTTTCTGCCCTAAGAAACTCTCTGCCTTCTGCCCCGCACCAAAAGTGATCAGGTGCATGACCAACACCCCTGTGATTGTCCGAGAAGGTGCCACAGTCTATGCTACTGGGACTCATGCAGATGTGGAGGATGGGAAGCTCTTGGAACAACTTATGGCCAGCGTAGGCTTCTGCACGGAGGTGGAAGAGGACCTGATAGATGCTGTAACAGGGCTCAGTGGCAGTGGCCCTGCGTATGTATGTGCTGCTTTCTCAGTTTATGAAAATGCTGGGGACACTGGTGGGCTTTGCATGCACTGAAAGTCTGTGCACATTCagtgtgtgttttcttgtttttctcatcACTGACATTCGTGATGGGACATGTAATCCAGGTATCCACTTTATAACCAGTGTGGGTCAACAACAAAAGTCTATTACCAGTTGGATGAGTCTGAAGTCCATAGCCAGTGTGCAGTGTCCACGTCTGTGTTGCAAAATCTGAGCCTGTTGTTAGGATGACCTAGAAGCCGAATTTCTTCCATTCTCCCTACAACTCAGCTGGAGCTGGTGGGAGAGAAGCGTGGCATGGCATCAATGCAGTAAAGGGGCTGACTTTTGTCAAGTCTTTGTAAGTGATAGGAGTCACAATGTGATCCTAGAGCTGTGGATTCTGCTTTCTGTAAGAACACTGGTCTCAGAATAGAGactttcagtcattttttttcctctgtctgaTCTCAGGCATTCACTGCCCTGGATGCTCTGGCTGATGGAGGTGTGAAAATGGGGCTTCCCCGTAGGCTGGCTGTTCGGCTCGGAGCCCAGGCTTTGCTGGTCAGTATTGCTTCCTCCAAAATGCTCTTCAGACtctgcctgctctgtgcagagcgTTCTGCACATCATAGTTTTAAGTGATTTCAGTACCTTTactgaatgtatttaaatatacatttggTTTGAATGCACACAGATTCCTGGTGTGCAGACATAGGAAGTGCCTGCAGCAATCTGCTGGTGCTGGTGGTGTGGTGGGGGTTGGGCCTGGGGAGCCATGTCTCCTGTACAGGCTTTTCCAGCTCCGAAAAGTGTTTTGGCAGCCTGCTAATGGCCCTCAGGCAGGAGACCAGTTTTGCCCTTTGTGACCGTTTAGGTGCCCTCTAAGCAACGAAGAACAGGAGTATTTGGCAGAGGGTTTCCTCAGTCAGAGTTTTGATAGTTGTTTTCTATTCCTCGCCACAGGGTGCTGCCAAAATGCTGTTGGAATCAGAGCAGCACCCAGGTCAGCTGAAGGACAATGTCTGCTCCCCTGGGGGAGCCACCATTCACGCCCTGCACTTCCTGGAGAGCGGAGGCTTTCGCTCACTTCTCATCAATGCTGTGGAGGCTTCCTGTATCCGGACAAGGTGGGCACTGAGAAATCCTTAAGAACCAGCAACACTTGCCTCTTCCTCTTTCTACTTCTTACCATCTCTCTCTTCTACCACCCAATAACAGGCAGCTGCAGCATTTGGCAGACAAGGAGAAGATCTCCCCAGCAGCCATAAAGAAGACTTTGTTGGATAAGGTGAAgctggagtctccttctctctctgtgGCATCTGCCAGCAAAGTCAGTCTGTTCAACAGCAAGAACCCCCGCAGCAAGAAGGACTGAGCAGACTGCTGTACTGCTGTACTCTGGCTGTGCTGACCATCAGTTTCCTCCATGCCCTTTCTTTTTTGACCAAGGAAAACGTTCACACTGAATGTTGATGTTCTCCACACCTGACTCTTCActtgcagcagctgtgggcagcacagagctgctcactgTAGGCATGGGTAACACCATACTCCGAGCTTTGTCGTGGGCACCATTGCTGGAAGCCTTGGATGCTTCCAGAAGTGAGGTAGCATTTATTGTGTCCCATATAGAAACAGTTTATGGCAGGATTTTTAAGAactttccaaatgctttttagTCTCAAAGGTTTGAGTCAGGTCTGGTTCCCTCTTTCCCCATCTTgcatctgctttcagagctcatctcttcttgtttttcttagctAGAGCAGGTGCTATCACacaaatgcagtgctgtgcactgaGCTCGGTTCTAATATGCTTCTCACCAGGGACCAAAGTGCCTCTGCCTCATTTCCCATCCGCTTTGACTTTAAAATAGGGTTAATGTGAACCCCTCAGCCACGTTCCATTTCATTAAGATGCAGCCTTGGCAGTCATCCCCAGAACAGCAGCTTTCTGTGGCTTCTTTATAGAgttccctcttcttcctcctgttccgaaccaagcagcagcacccagtgTTCACAATAACTGCTACTGGGCTGCAGCGGGAGCTATGGGGGATGGAAGGGATTTGGGTGGATCTCTGTGCACGCTGTTCTGCCTTGAGGTACACTGTGGGAGCACTGGTAGAAAGAAGGCACTTAATAGGGGCTCACTGCATCCTTAGGAACCCCGGGCATCTGTGTGTGTGGTGCaagaaaagcatttggaaaTCAATGCAGAGACTGCCAAAGGTGCTAGCAATGCCTGCGATTTTATGTTAGGCAACAGCAGGGAATAGCAGGGTAAGGCCCTGTAGGTGTGACAtggctgctgctcttcctggTCCTTGAATAAACCGTTCCTCTGAGGACTCGTGGCTGTATTTTGGGGGGGTGCGGCTCCGTGCCCGCTGTGTCCCCGCAGTCCGGCACTGAGCTCTCACCCGGCTCAGCTCCGCCGTCCCCTCGGTCTTGCGGCGGTCGGGGGCCGCACCGCGGAGCCGCGCCGGGCGTNNNNNNNNNNNNNNNNNNNNNNNNNNNNNNNNNNNNNNNNNNNNNNNNNNNNNNNNNNNNNNNNNNNNNNNNNNNNNNNNNNNNNNNNNNNNNNNNNNNNCGAGCTGCGTTACGGCCGTGGGCAGCGCTGCTCACGGAACTCCGGCCCGTGTCCCCCTCTTTATTGTAAATGCGTCCCAGAGCCGCCGGGATCTTCTGGAGCTTGGTTTGGTCATTTGTTTTGAAGCGCCTTTGTGCTTGTCTCAATACACCCCTTCCCCGCTCGGTCGTAGCACATAAAAGCACCTTTGGCTTTTTTAACGTCACACATAAGCTGCGTTGATACCCGGAGCTGCGGGGCTCCGGGGCTGGCAGAGCATTGCcagccttccttccttcttgctcCACCCAGTCTGTCCTCATCTCATCCCTCGACTGCTCCCATTTGCAGGTGCATGTGCTGTCGCTCACCTGAGGGCATTGGGTGTCTGGGGAAGTGCTTATCTCTGTGCCACGGGgcctttctgtgctgcaggagctgtaTGGATGGCGCTCTCTAGGCAGGCTCCAGCCCTAACACAAACCACGTCCTGTAGCCCACAGTGTCACTGAATGTTCCCTCTTTGTGTCCATCTGCAGGAACGGGGATCCTGTCGTCACAGCCGGAGGAGAACCCCCACTGGTGGAACGCCAACATGGTGTAAGGAGGGAGCGCTCGGGGAGATGGGTTCTGCTGTCACAGCACTTCCTGCTTTGGGGTAGCAAGAatgctgcagggacagcttAAGGCTAACAGCCACATGAGGAAATTGCCCATTTCCTCATTAGATGCCATACGCATCTAACTGAAGTTGTGCTGGCCTGGACTGGAGAACTCCAAGTCTGCTCTGCAAGGAGCTGTGGGATGacggagaaggacttggggtaGCTGAGAGCCTTCTCAAATAGATGAAGTGGCAAATCCCATGGCTGGCTGATGGCATGTTGTATGTCTGCCAGCTCGAGGGGAACTGGAATCACTTCTTTAgttcaaagaagagaaatgagaaagatCCGTTTATACATGTCTGTGTAAGAGGGAAAAGCACAGGGATGTGAACGTGCATCCTACAAGCTGTAGATAAATTGGGAAGGTAAAATCGTTCCTGCGTGGCCCCTCGGTGGCTGCACTCGGCGTTGCACGGCTGAGTGTCTTCTCCATGTAGCTGTGACAGAACTGAAGCACCGTTTCACTGTGCAGGCACCACTGTGTCAGTGGGAGCTGAGGGCAGCATCACAGCCCTCTGCCCTGCCCACCTGGCATAGCACTTCAGTTAGATCAACAGAAGACACGTTCTTTGTTGATTTATCTCAGTAAAGCCACCAGTGTTAGTAGGAAATGGGCCTAAGTGTCCCTGGGTGTGCAGGAAGGTGTGGCAGGGGCTGTGTGGATGAGttcccttctcccctccccagggtttaattttcttcagttgtGTGACCCCATCCTCACCCCGCAGGAACGCAGCACTCACACAACTCTTTTTCAGATTCATCCCGTATTGCTCAAGTGATGTTTGGAGTGGTGCCTCTTCCAAGTCTGAGAAAAGTGAGTGTTACTGACAGGCTGTTGCTGCCGCAGACGTTGCACTTTGAAGGCTATGGCCtgatttctgtgaaatgcaCGAATGGGGAACAGGCTTTTCTCACTGAAGGGCAGGAAAGAATATCGAGCTACTTCCAGATAAAACATCCTGATCTCTTTAGTGCAGTCTGTTTTGACATAGTTCAGAGCCACTGCTTGCGGAGATGTTACTGATGCAGTAGGCAAGGATTAGAGGAACTGAATTCCTTTTGGATGACTCCCCGGTTTCCAGCACACAGCAAATTAAACGGTGCAGCTGAGGAACCATGGTTTGTTGCATGTGACTTTGGCTTTGCTGATGTGAGAGGCAAGTGAACTTAACTTCAAACTTGTCTCGGGGAGATATCTGTCCTTGGAAAGGAGCTGT harbors:
- the PYCR1 gene encoding pyrroline-5-carboxylate reductase 1, mitochondrial, with amino-acid sequence MGVNFTVSNKDTVKSSDVLFLAVKPPIIPFILDEVGPDIEERHIVVSCAAGVTISSIEKKLSAFCPAPKVIRCMTNTPVIVREGATVYATGTHADVEDGKLLEQLMASVGFCTEVEEDLIDAVTGLSGSGPAYAFTALDALADGGVKMGLPRRLAVRLGAQALLGAAKMLLESEQHPGQLKDNVCSPGGATIHALHFLESGGFRSLLINAVEASCIRTRQLQHLADKEKISPAAIKKTLLDKVKLESPSLSVASASKVSLFNSKNPRSKKD